In Haliotis asinina isolate JCU_RB_2024 chromosome 15, JCU_Hal_asi_v2, whole genome shotgun sequence, one DNA window encodes the following:
- the LOC137265453 gene encoding zinc finger protein 511-like isoform X2, whose product METQTSVWQWRPQKRPRDIRDQFFEDGDRFCCYSVKQLPQETDTEDCRRIPVFPCSIAGCPETFDTLLGYESHYNSVHRHTCSECRRSYPSNHLLEIHLREAHDPLFSLQSGDKFVCLVQGCEQKFAAPKIRKNHMVKRHKYPANYRFDRAKSGKASVNPNKAGGDMGSAQQSRTGVNNETNQKSQAAGDSGTGVQNEAGDDMEVTMVEKENIPQEGTARRVYSYKVPQNICFGHGSTRSFQRPRGRRKPKHWHQSNMETDTSVHIENVDMGELIDALE is encoded by the exons ATGGAGACCCAGACCTCAGTTTGGCAGTGGAGACCACAGAAGAGGCCCCGAGACATCCGAGACCAGTTCTTTGAGGACGGTGACCGATTCTGTTGCTACTCTGTCAAACAGTTGCCCCAGGAGACAGACACAGAGGACTGCAGGAG GATACCTGTGTTTCCCTGCAGCATTGCAGGATGCCCTGAGACCTTCGATACACTCCTAGG GTATGAGAGTCACTACAACAGTGTCCACCGTCACACCTGTAGTGAGTGTCGACGTTCCTATCCATCCAACCACTTGCTTGAGATACACCTGAGAGAAGCCCATGATCCTCTCTTCTCACTCCAGTCTGGGGACAAG TTTGTGTGTCTGGTTCAAGGATGTGAGCAGAAGTTCGCTGCCCCAAAGATCAGGAAGAACCACATGGTCAAGAGGCATAAATACCCTGCCAACTACAGATTTGATAGAGCTAAATCAGG TAAGGCATCTGTGAATCCGAATAAGGCAGGAGGCGACATGGGTAGTGCTCAGCAGAGTCGGACCGGGGTGAACAACGAAACCAATCAGAAAAGTCAAGCTGCGGGTGACTCAGGAACTGGTGTCCAGAATGAGGCTGGTGATGACATGGAGGTCACCATGGTGGAGAAGGAAAACATTCCCCAAGAGGGCACTGCTAGACGTGTGTACAGTTACAA AGTGCCTCAGAATATATGTTTTGGTCATGGGTCTACACGGAGCTTCCAGAGACCTCGGGGGCGCCGGAAACCCAAACACTGGCACCAGTCTAACATGGAGACTGACACAAGTGTCCACATTGAGAACGTTGACATGGGGGAACTGATTGATGCGCTGGAATGA
- the LOC137265453 gene encoding zinc finger protein 511-like isoform X1: MTVKFDFITTCTSHQLPSFAVLFMDLMETQTSVWQWRPQKRPRDIRDQFFEDGDRFCCYSVKQLPQETDTEDCRRIPVFPCSIAGCPETFDTLLGYESHYNSVHRHTCSECRRSYPSNHLLEIHLREAHDPLFSLQSGDKFVCLVQGCEQKFAAPKIRKNHMVKRHKYPANYRFDRAKSGKASVNPNKAGGDMGSAQQSRTGVNNETNQKSQAAGDSGTGVQNEAGDDMEVTMVEKENIPQEGTARRVYSYKVPQNICFGHGSTRSFQRPRGRRKPKHWHQSNMETDTSVHIENVDMGELIDALE, translated from the exons ATGACTGTCAAGTTTGACTTCATAACAACATGTACTAGCCACCAGTTACCGTCATTTGCAGTGCTATTTATGGA CTTGATGGAGACCCAGACCTCAGTTTGGCAGTGGAGACCACAGAAGAGGCCCCGAGACATCCGAGACCAGTTCTTTGAGGACGGTGACCGATTCTGTTGCTACTCTGTCAAACAGTTGCCCCAGGAGACAGACACAGAGGACTGCAGGAG GATACCTGTGTTTCCCTGCAGCATTGCAGGATGCCCTGAGACCTTCGATACACTCCTAGG GTATGAGAGTCACTACAACAGTGTCCACCGTCACACCTGTAGTGAGTGTCGACGTTCCTATCCATCCAACCACTTGCTTGAGATACACCTGAGAGAAGCCCATGATCCTCTCTTCTCACTCCAGTCTGGGGACAAG TTTGTGTGTCTGGTTCAAGGATGTGAGCAGAAGTTCGCTGCCCCAAAGATCAGGAAGAACCACATGGTCAAGAGGCATAAATACCCTGCCAACTACAGATTTGATAGAGCTAAATCAGG TAAGGCATCTGTGAATCCGAATAAGGCAGGAGGCGACATGGGTAGTGCTCAGCAGAGTCGGACCGGGGTGAACAACGAAACCAATCAGAAAAGTCAAGCTGCGGGTGACTCAGGAACTGGTGTCCAGAATGAGGCTGGTGATGACATGGAGGTCACCATGGTGGAGAAGGAAAACATTCCCCAAGAGGGCACTGCTAGACGTGTGTACAGTTACAA AGTGCCTCAGAATATATGTTTTGGTCATGGGTCTACACGGAGCTTCCAGAGACCTCGGGGGCGCCGGAAACCCAAACACTGGCACCAGTCTAACATGGAGACTGACACAAGTGTCCACATTGAGAACGTTGACATGGGGGAACTGATTGATGCGCTGGAATGA